Proteins from a single region of Amycolatopsis sp. CA-230715:
- a CDS encoding WXG100 family type VII secretion target, with amino-acid sequence MSTNFAAYSHQQLYAMLQAGDAATARTAAQRWQATATGLHDQAGGLTDELHGFEDGWRGGAADKYRTMITDLAGGIRKVAHTASAMRDLLEDAADDLDKAKAEMPPPVDVPAVSPSDISLAATPPLLPADASQEVVMAAARQRATAISAVRSQQQAAATANAAHDKAVAVMTTLATGYTATEQAIPAAPDAAEVPGAPRPGGSPGAGHGTGEIPGGGTAVVPGDHPLAPADGGTAPGGAAPGGTKPASPLFGDMFTAGLAAASAAAFGRFGSIMPKVPGWAGKKPEERKDKDTVDTAVTGGAGGGIPDAASGSGGVGGLGGLDGGAIGGGAGLDGTVPAAHTGLSGSTGAGGALSGLAGGAAGAAGAAAAKSAMPMMPFMPMGMGAGELGSGRRIPPWLVETEDVWGESSAVAPPVIGTEPDHR; translated from the coding sequence GTGAGCACGAACTTCGCCGCGTACAGCCACCAGCAGCTCTACGCGATGCTGCAGGCCGGCGACGCCGCCACCGCGCGCACCGCGGCCCAGCGGTGGCAGGCCACCGCGACCGGGCTCCACGACCAGGCGGGCGGCCTCACCGACGAACTGCACGGGTTCGAAGACGGCTGGCGCGGCGGCGCCGCCGACAAGTACCGCACGATGATCACGGACCTGGCCGGCGGCATCAGGAAGGTCGCGCACACCGCGTCCGCGATGCGGGACCTGCTCGAAGACGCCGCCGACGACCTCGACAAGGCGAAGGCGGAGATGCCGCCGCCGGTCGACGTGCCCGCGGTGTCCCCTTCGGACATCTCGCTCGCCGCCACTCCCCCGCTGCTGCCAGCCGACGCGTCCCAAGAAGTGGTCATGGCGGCCGCACGGCAGCGCGCCACCGCGATCAGCGCGGTGCGGTCGCAGCAGCAGGCGGCGGCGACGGCGAACGCCGCGCACGACAAGGCGGTCGCCGTGATGACGACGCTCGCGACCGGGTACACCGCCACCGAACAAGCCATCCCGGCCGCCCCGGACGCCGCCGAAGTGCCCGGCGCGCCTCGCCCCGGCGGCTCCCCCGGCGCCGGGCACGGCACCGGCGAGATCCCCGGCGGTGGCACCGCGGTCGTCCCCGGCGACCACCCGCTGGCCCCGGCCGACGGCGGTACCGCACCAGGTGGCGCGGCACCGGGCGGCACGAAACCCGCCAGCCCGTTGTTCGGGGACATGTTCACCGCCGGTCTCGCGGCCGCGTCCGCCGCCGCGTTCGGCCGGTTCGGCTCGATCATGCCGAAGGTCCCCGGCTGGGCTGGCAAGAAGCCGGAAGAGCGCAAGGACAAGGACACTGTGGACACCGCGGTGACCGGCGGCGCCGGTGGCGGGATCCCGGACGCCGCAAGCGGTTCCGGTGGTGTCGGCGGGCTGGGCGGTCTCGACGGCGGCGCGATCGGCGGCGGCGCCGGGCTCGACGGCACCGTGCCCGCCGCGCACACCGGGCTGTCCGGGTCCACCGGCGCGGGCGGCGCGTTGAGCGGGCTCGCCGGGGGCGCGGCGGGCGCCGCCGGGGCGGCGGCCGCCAAATCGGCCATGCCGATGATGCCGTTCATGCCGATGGGCATGGGGGCGGGCGAGCTCGGCTCCGGGCGGCGGATCCCGCCGTGGCTCGTGGAGACCGAGGACGTGTGGGGCGAATCGTCCGCCGTGGCACCACCGGTGATCGGGACCGAGCCGGACCACCGGTAG
- a CDS encoding peptide ABC transporter substrate-binding protein has translation MRRSRWVPAAVLATSVSLLAACGGGGDSGSGNDAANASVTVYGTEPQNGLLPSNTNEIGGTKALEPMFTKLVSYDSQTGAPSNAMAESIESPDAKTYDIKIKKGWKFHDDTEVKAKNFVDAWNWAASAKNGQLNSSFFEQIEGFDAVNPGKGKTPTADTMTGLQVINDYEFKVVLKAPFSVFPTKIGYDTFSPLPDVFFKDPKAFTEHPIGNGPLKFVSRTPNVDIKLTRFDGYPGQDKVKFKDLTIKIYSSQETAYQDLKSNRLDFMEALPPSALAGGKYKTELGDGLIEGHLLSISTIAVPYYVPGYDNIHLRKAISMAINREQIVQTVMNDTYSPADGWISRGIEGYRPDVCGEACKYDPVKAKAELAQSGFTGKLTITSNADGGRKEPLVAACNSIKNALGVECDFVPATNFGQYRGIVTGKKLTGMGRSDWSADYPSIEDFLNPIYKTDASSNDSAYSSPITDGLLTQADSTADKAAAIKFYQQAEDQVAKDLPQIPVWEEKGFAAKSKRLKSAKLDFRRIPDYGAIEVA, from the coding sequence ATGCGGCGATCGCGCTGGGTACCGGCGGCTGTGCTGGCGACATCGGTGAGCCTGCTGGCAGCCTGCGGAGGTGGTGGCGACAGCGGGAGCGGCAATGACGCCGCCAATGCCTCCGTCACGGTGTACGGCACCGAACCCCAGAACGGCTTGTTGCCGTCGAACACGAACGAGATCGGCGGCACGAAGGCGCTCGAGCCGATGTTCACCAAACTCGTGAGCTACGACTCGCAGACCGGCGCCCCGTCCAACGCGATGGCCGAATCGATCGAGTCACCGGACGCGAAGACCTACGACATCAAAATCAAGAAGGGTTGGAAATTCCACGACGACACCGAGGTCAAGGCGAAGAACTTCGTCGACGCCTGGAACTGGGCGGCCAGTGCCAAGAACGGCCAGCTGAACTCCTCGTTCTTCGAGCAGATCGAGGGCTTCGACGCGGTCAACCCCGGTAAGGGCAAGACCCCGACCGCGGACACGATGACCGGCCTGCAGGTGATCAACGACTACGAGTTCAAGGTCGTGCTGAAGGCCCCGTTCTCGGTGTTCCCCACGAAGATCGGTTACGACACGTTCTCCCCGCTGCCCGACGTGTTCTTCAAGGACCCGAAGGCGTTCACCGAGCACCCGATCGGCAACGGCCCGCTCAAGTTCGTCTCGCGGACTCCGAACGTGGACATCAAGCTGACCCGCTTCGACGGGTACCCCGGCCAGGACAAGGTCAAGTTCAAGGACCTGACCATCAAGATCTACTCGAGCCAGGAAACCGCCTACCAGGACCTGAAGAGCAACCGCCTCGACTTCATGGAGGCACTGCCCCCGTCGGCTCTCGCGGGCGGCAAGTACAAGACCGAACTGGGCGACGGCCTGATCGAAGGCCACCTGCTCAGCATCAGCACCATCGCGGTGCCGTACTACGTGCCCGGGTACGACAACATCCATCTGCGCAAGGCGATCTCGATGGCGATCAACCGCGAGCAGATCGTGCAGACCGTCATGAACGACACCTACTCCCCCGCCGACGGGTGGATCTCGCGGGGCATCGAGGGGTACCGGCCCGACGTGTGCGGTGAGGCGTGCAAGTACGACCCGGTCAAGGCGAAGGCGGAGCTGGCGCAGTCCGGGTTCACCGGCAAGCTGACCATCACCTCCAACGCCGACGGTGGCCGCAAGGAGCCGCTGGTCGCGGCGTGCAACAGCATCAAGAACGCACTCGGCGTCGAATGCGACTTCGTGCCCGCCACGAACTTCGGCCAGTACCGCGGCATCGTCACCGGCAAGAAGCTCACCGGGATGGGCCGCTCGGACTGGTCGGCGGACTACCCGTCGATCGAGGACTTCCTCAACCCGATCTACAAGACCGACGCCAGCTCGAACGACTCGGCCTACTCCAGCCCGATCACCGACGGCCTGCTGACCCAGGCGGACAGCACCGCGGACAAGGCCGCGGCGATCAAGTTCTACCAGCAGGCCGAGGACCAGGTGGCCAAGGACCTGCCGCAGATCCCGGTGTGGGAGGAGAAGGGCTTCGCGGCGAAGTCGAAGCGGCTGAAGTCGGCGAAGCTCGACTTCCGGCGCATCCCCGACTACGG
- a CDS encoding dihydrofolate reductase family protein: MDRPYVVLSAAVSLDGFLDDASERRLLLSNEEDFDRVDEVRAGVDAILVGAGTIHADDPKLLVRSPERRSSRTARGLAENPIKVALTTSGRLDPSAAFFTAGDGEKLVYTSESASVDGLNATVVKGLELPGVLADLAKRGVGRLLVEGGGSVHTQFLTGGLADELHLAVAPVFVGDESAPRFVRPGRFPTTRARLVETSALGDVVLMRYLLAEHEERDLVRLRQAIDLAENCPPSATFRVGAVLADADDHVLATGFSGETDPKDHAEEAALAKVDPRDPRLAHATIYSSLEPCGERASRPLTCTDHILRAGIPRVVFAWREPSIFVEGTGAELLAAAGAEVVEIPALAPFVQRTNAHLR, translated from the coding sequence GTGGACCGTCCGTATGTCGTGCTTTCCGCCGCCGTGTCGCTCGACGGGTTCCTCGACGACGCGAGCGAACGACGGCTCCTGCTGTCGAACGAGGAGGACTTCGACCGGGTCGACGAGGTGCGCGCCGGGGTCGACGCGATCCTGGTCGGCGCGGGCACGATCCACGCGGACGACCCGAAGCTGCTGGTGCGCTCCCCCGAGCGGCGAAGCTCGCGCACGGCACGAGGGCTCGCGGAGAACCCGATCAAGGTCGCACTGACGACGAGCGGCCGCCTCGATCCGTCGGCGGCGTTCTTCACCGCTGGCGACGGCGAAAAACTGGTCTACACAAGCGAATCCGCGTCCGTCGATGGTCTCAACGCGACAGTGGTGAAAGGACTGGAACTGCCCGGGGTCCTCGCCGATCTCGCGAAACGGGGCGTCGGGCGGCTGCTGGTCGAGGGCGGCGGCTCGGTGCACACCCAGTTCCTCACCGGTGGCCTCGCCGACGAGCTGCACCTCGCGGTGGCGCCGGTGTTCGTCGGCGACGAGTCCGCGCCCCGCTTCGTGCGCCCGGGGCGGTTCCCCACCACCAGGGCACGGCTGGTGGAAACCAGCGCGCTCGGTGACGTCGTGCTGATGCGCTACCTGCTCGCCGAGCACGAAGAACGCGATCTCGTCCGGCTCCGGCAGGCGATCGACCTCGCCGAGAACTGCCCGCCGTCGGCGACCTTCCGGGTCGGGGCGGTGCTCGCCGACGCCGACGACCACGTGCTCGCGACCGGGTTCTCCGGCGAGACCGACCCGAAGGACCACGCCGAAGAAGCGGCGCTCGCGAAGGTCGACCCGCGTGACCCGAGGCTCGCGCACGCCACCATCTACAGCTCGCTCGAACCGTGCGGCGAGCGCGCGTCGCGGCCGCTGACCTGTACCGACCACATCCTGCGCGCGGGCATCCCCCGCGTCGTCTTCGCCTGGCGCGAACCGTCGATCTTCGTGGAAGGCACGGGTGCGGAGCTGCTCGCCGCCGCGGGCGCGGAGGTCGTGGAAATCCCGGCGCTGGCCCCGTTCGTCCAGCGCACGAACGCCCATCTGCGCTGA
- a CDS encoding WXG100 family type VII secretion target, with translation MSSAGYQSDAAAMTRAVQGFEETASDAKTTMASLETELTETLRTYKGDQAVAFWDLQRALQEKMAAAVRELDTMSGLVNQSFHNYGSGDADVSHQLRQVSNLASDAGGSVLGRLSGAH, from the coding sequence GTGAGCAGTGCCGGCTACCAGAGTGACGCCGCGGCGATGACGCGCGCGGTCCAGGGGTTCGAGGAAACCGCGTCGGACGCCAAGACCACCATGGCCAGCTTGGAAACCGAGCTGACCGAGACCCTGCGCACCTACAAGGGCGACCAGGCCGTCGCGTTCTGGGACCTGCAGCGCGCGCTCCAGGAGAAGATGGCCGCCGCGGTCAGGGAACTCGACACGATGTCGGGCCTGGTCAACCAGAGCTTCCACAACTACGGCAGCGGTGACGCCGACGTGTCGCACCAGCTGCGGCAGGTCTCGAACCTCGCCTCCGACGCCGGGGGCTCGGTGCTCGGCCGCCTGTCCGGCGCGCACTGA
- a CDS encoding S1 family peptidase codes for MRKTRAALLAGVAAALSIASSGVANAQDVDPYIIGGGNADSAPWGAQVFWDDVKDNGGFECSGTIIAPEWVLTAQHCLNDPGIHVKVGDVKLGQGKDAKVDQQKKSPNGDIALLHLSTKVEATYMKLADGDPKTGDKNQIFGWGRTEGSSPPASSLKTADVEVTGSSTDAFGGKAIASKGVTGASWHGDSGGPQLANGAQVGVCSTGENSGSDPHGTQNYASIENSRSWIKETAGV; via the coding sequence ATGCGAAAGACGAGGGCAGCACTGCTGGCGGGGGTCGCCGCGGCGCTGAGCATCGCGTCGTCGGGCGTCGCGAACGCGCAGGACGTCGACCCGTACATCATCGGCGGCGGCAACGCCGACTCCGCCCCGTGGGGCGCGCAGGTGTTCTGGGACGACGTCAAGGACAACGGCGGGTTCGAGTGCTCCGGCACGATCATCGCGCCGGAATGGGTACTGACCGCGCAGCACTGCCTCAACGACCCCGGCATCCACGTCAAGGTCGGCGACGTGAAGCTCGGGCAGGGCAAGGACGCCAAGGTCGACCAGCAGAAGAAGTCGCCGAACGGGGACATCGCGCTGCTGCACCTGTCGACGAAGGTCGAAGCCACCTACATGAAGCTCGCCGACGGCGACCCGAAGACCGGCGACAAGAACCAGATCTTCGGCTGGGGCCGCACCGAGGGCAGCAGCCCGCCCGCGAGCAGCCTCAAGACCGCGGACGTCGAGGTCACCGGCAGCAGCACGGATGCCTTCGGTGGCAAGGCGATCGCGAGCAAGGGCGTCACGGGAGCCTCGTGGCACGGCGACTCCGGTGGCCCGCAGCTCGCCAACGGCGCGCAGGTCGGCGTCTGCTCGACCGGGGAGAACTCGGGCTCGGACCCGCACGGCACGCAGAACTACGCCAGCATCGAGAACAGCAGGAGCTGGATCAAGGAGACCGCCGGAGTCTGA
- a CDS encoding WXG100 family type VII secretion target: MADVVEVNFAALQHSSASLAAKAKTLTTQLEQLQANLQPIKATWYASGSSAGAAAESAETRLRQATADIVTIIAQFGGKVGEAHDLQHSLENKNTGYFAV, encoded by the coding sequence ATGGCCGACGTCGTGGAAGTCAACTTCGCCGCGCTGCAGCACAGCTCCGCCTCACTGGCCGCCAAGGCCAAGACCCTCACCACGCAGCTCGAACAGCTGCAGGCGAACCTCCAGCCGATCAAGGCGACCTGGTACGCCTCGGGCAGTTCCGCGGGCGCGGCGGCGGAGTCGGCGGAAACCAGGCTGCGCCAGGCGACCGCCGACATCGTCACGATCATCGCGCAGTTCGGCGGCAAGGTCGGCGAAGCGCACGATCTGCAGCACTCACTGGAGAACAAGAACACCGGGTACTTCGCGGTCTGA
- a CDS encoding PPOX class F420-dependent oxidoreductase, giving the protein MSTREEALLDLVGTRTFATLATLRRDGTPQLSTVVYQWDGGVLHVPTTADRAKARNLRRDPRVVAHVAGENGLAYAVLDGMAELSPVSEAPGDETGREMLARFGSFDPQPVDEDRYFRRMVDEQRLIIRLNPTRVYGLAPGELPVPD; this is encoded by the coding sequence ATGAGCACGAGAGAAGAAGCGCTGCTGGACCTGGTCGGCACGCGCACGTTCGCGACACTGGCCACCCTCCGCCGCGACGGCACTCCGCAACTGTCCACTGTGGTCTACCAGTGGGACGGCGGAGTGCTGCACGTGCCGACCACGGCGGACCGCGCGAAGGCACGCAACCTCCGGCGCGATCCGCGCGTGGTCGCGCACGTGGCAGGCGAGAACGGGCTCGCCTACGCGGTGCTCGACGGCATGGCCGAGCTGTCCCCGGTGAGCGAAGCGCCCGGCGACGAGACGGGCCGGGAGATGCTCGCCCGGTTCGGCTCGTTCGACCCGCAACCGGTCGACGAGGACCGCTACTTCCGGCGCATGGTCGACGAACAGCGCCTGATCATCCGCCTGAACCCGACCCGGGTTTACGGCCTCGCACCGGGTGAACTCCCCGTCCCGGACTGA
- the eccCa gene encoding type VII secretion protein EccCa, which translates to MTVSRDRLPLFGEQQDEIVLQSPPMLPKGSSGGLMQLMLFLPMMLGMGAMSFVYIGRDGGAMTWVFGALFLTAMIGMVVMSLSRGGAAKKAQINEERRDYQRYLAGLRGQVREIADRQRATMVSLQPDPADLWAYAGTPRLWDRRRADPQFGQVRVGTGPQRLITPLKAPQTVPLEDLDPVSSTNLRHFIRTYSAVPELPVAVSLRAFATVALSGARPRALGLARALLAQLATFHSPADLRIALCVPDHRRAEWDWAKWLPHATATTATDATGPRRLAAAEATTLAELLGPDLGDRPAFTRAAGAGFDHPHVVVVVDGGRIDGEPRLADRHGVTVLVLDDEAREPGEHALCLHVANDRMGMLVGEGAEQRLAFLGAPDALDTGAAEAMARTLTPLHHVTPVVGESPMAATFGLSGLLGLGDPRDIDTAVTWAPRAPRDRLRIPIGVDPQGRPVALDLKESAEGGMGPHGLVVGATGSGKSELLRTLVTGLAVTHSSEKLNLALIDFKGGATFAGMTGLPHTCAVITNLSDDLALVDRMADAINGELLRRQELLRAAGNHASARDYERAREAGADLEPLPSLLVIIDEFSELLSSRPEFIDLFVTIGRLGRSLGIHLLLASQRLEEGRLRGLDSHLSYRVGLRTFSAAESRTVLGVADAYQLPPVPGSAYLKSDTDTLTRLKAAYVSGALPPRHEEDPGGTPDHGVLPFSLDPVDLPATPTVHSEQSDSDSTSETIMGAMLARLAGRGRAAHQIWLPPLDVPPTLDQLLPPLGVAPARGLCPVGWGGNGRLVIPVALVDKPFEQRRDLLWADFSGAGGHALVVGAPQSGKSTLLRSLAAMLAVTHTPEEVQLFVLDLGGGALAPIAGLPHVAGYATRRDAQRCRRVVAELTTLLEQREEFFSANGIESMAAFRQRRAEFTESTEGREFGDVFLLVDNWTTVRQEYEQLEERITALAQRGLGFGVHVVITLNQPMGARAPLRDAIGTRFELRLGDPADSLVDRRTAQNVPANAPGRGLTADKLHFLGALPRIDGDQRADTIGTGGADLVQRISSAWQGKRAPQVRLLPAEIPLDALPPGPGRKIVLGVAEADLRPVHLDFAADPHFLAFGDVESGKSALLRAIARGITTAYSDDDAAVIVADYRRGLLDAVTGRHLLGYAGSENVLSGLIAECEQAMRLRLPGPDVTAEQLRNRSWWTGPELFVLVDDYELVATVGRNPLLPLLEFLPQARDIGLHLVLARGSGGAGRALFEPVLQRVRELGTPGLVMSGAKDEGALLGDVKASPLPPGRGTLVSRRHGTGLVQVGWTKPLDS; encoded by the coding sequence CGGGCAGGTCCGCGAGATCGCCGACCGCCAGCGCGCGACGATGGTTTCGCTGCAACCGGATCCGGCCGATCTGTGGGCCTACGCGGGCACCCCGAGGCTGTGGGACCGCCGCCGCGCGGACCCGCAGTTCGGCCAGGTCCGCGTCGGCACCGGGCCGCAGCGGCTGATCACCCCGCTCAAGGCACCGCAGACGGTGCCGCTGGAGGACCTCGACCCGGTGTCCTCGACGAACCTCCGCCACTTCATCCGCACCTATTCCGCGGTCCCCGAACTGCCGGTCGCCGTTTCGCTGCGCGCCTTCGCCACCGTCGCGCTCTCCGGTGCCCGCCCGCGCGCGCTCGGCCTGGCGCGTGCGCTGCTGGCCCAGCTCGCCACCTTCCACTCCCCCGCCGATCTGCGCATCGCGCTGTGCGTCCCGGACCACCGCCGCGCGGAATGGGACTGGGCGAAGTGGCTGCCGCACGCCACCGCGACCACGGCGACGGACGCGACCGGTCCGCGCAGGCTCGCCGCGGCCGAAGCCACGACGCTCGCCGAGCTGCTCGGCCCGGATCTCGGCGACCGTCCCGCGTTCACCCGCGCGGCGGGCGCGGGGTTCGACCACCCGCACGTCGTCGTGGTCGTGGACGGCGGGCGCATCGACGGCGAACCCCGGCTGGCGGACCGCCACGGCGTCACCGTGCTCGTCCTCGACGACGAGGCCCGCGAGCCCGGTGAGCACGCGCTGTGCCTGCACGTGGCGAACGACCGGATGGGCATGCTCGTCGGCGAAGGCGCCGAGCAGCGCCTGGCGTTCCTCGGCGCCCCGGACGCGCTCGACACCGGGGCTGCGGAGGCTATGGCGCGCACGCTGACGCCGCTGCACCACGTCACCCCGGTCGTCGGGGAATCCCCGATGGCCGCGACGTTCGGCCTGTCCGGGCTGCTCGGGCTCGGCGACCCCCGCGACATCGACACCGCGGTGACCTGGGCGCCCCGCGCGCCGAGGGACCGCCTGCGCATTCCGATCGGCGTCGACCCGCAGGGCCGTCCCGTCGCGCTCGACCTCAAGGAATCGGCCGAGGGCGGGATGGGCCCGCACGGGCTCGTCGTCGGCGCGACCGGGTCCGGCAAGAGCGAACTGCTGCGCACGCTCGTCACCGGGCTCGCGGTGACGCATTCTTCGGAAAAGCTCAACCTCGCGCTGATCGACTTCAAGGGCGGCGCCACGTTCGCCGGGATGACCGGGCTGCCGCACACCTGCGCGGTGATCACCAACCTCTCCGACGACCTCGCGCTCGTCGACCGGATGGCCGACGCGATCAACGGCGAGCTGCTCCGCCGCCAGGAACTGCTGCGGGCGGCGGGAAACCACGCTTCCGCGCGCGACTACGAACGAGCCCGCGAAGCGGGGGCGGACCTGGAACCGCTGCCGTCGCTGCTGGTGATCATCGACGAGTTCAGCGAGCTGCTCTCGTCGCGGCCCGAGTTCATCGACCTGTTCGTCACCATCGGGCGGCTCGGCCGCAGCCTCGGGATCCACCTGCTGCTCGCCTCGCAGCGGCTGGAGGAGGGCCGCCTGCGCGGGCTCGACTCGCACCTGTCCTACCGGGTCGGCCTTCGCACCTTCTCCGCCGCGGAAAGCCGCACGGTGCTGGGCGTCGCGGACGCTTACCAGCTCCCGCCGGTACCCGGCTCGGCGTACCTGAAGTCCGATACGGACACGCTGACCCGGCTCAAGGCCGCCTACGTCTCCGGTGCGCTTCCGCCGCGCCACGAAGAGGATCCGGGCGGCACACCCGACCACGGCGTGCTGCCGTTCTCGCTCGACCCCGTCGACCTTCCCGCGACTCCCACCGTCCATAGTGAACAGTCTGATTCGGACAGTACGAGTGAGACGATCATGGGCGCGATGCTGGCGAGGCTGGCAGGCCGCGGCCGGGCCGCGCACCAGATCTGGTTGCCGCCGCTGGACGTCCCGCCCACGCTGGACCAGCTCCTGCCGCCGCTCGGCGTGGCTCCCGCGCGCGGCCTGTGCCCGGTCGGCTGGGGTGGCAACGGCAGGCTCGTGATCCCGGTGGCGCTGGTGGACAAGCCGTTCGAGCAGCGGCGCGACCTGCTGTGGGCGGACTTCTCCGGCGCGGGCGGGCACGCGCTGGTCGTCGGCGCGCCGCAGAGCGGCAAGAGCACGCTGCTGCGCTCCCTAGCCGCGATGCTCGCGGTCACGCACACCCCGGAGGAGGTGCAGCTGTTCGTGCTCGACCTCGGCGGCGGCGCGCTCGCGCCGATCGCCGGGCTCCCGCACGTCGCCGGGTACGCCACCCGCCGCGACGCGCAACGCTGCCGCCGCGTCGTGGCGGAGCTGACCACCCTGCTCGAACAGCGCGAGGAGTTCTTCTCCGCCAACGGGATCGAGTCGATGGCCGCCTTCCGGCAGCGGCGCGCGGAGTTCACCGAGAGCACCGAAGGCCGCGAATTCGGCGACGTCTTCCTGCTCGTCGACAACTGGACGACGGTCCGGCAGGAGTACGAGCAGCTCGAAGAGCGGATCACCGCGCTGGCTCAGCGGGGGCTCGGGTTCGGCGTGCACGTGGTGATCACGCTCAACCAGCCGATGGGCGCGCGGGCCCCGTTGCGCGACGCCATCGGCACCCGGTTCGAGCTGCGGCTCGGCGATCCCGCGGACTCGCTCGTCGACCGCAGGACGGCCCAGAACGTGCCCGCGAACGCGCCGGGACGCGGGCTCACCGCCGACAAGCTGCACTTCCTCGGGGCACTCCCCCGCATCGACGGCGACCAGCGCGCGGACACCATCGGCACCGGCGGCGCGGATCTCGTGCAGCGGATTTCCTCGGCGTGGCAAGGGAAACGGGCACCGCAGGTACGCCTGCTCCCCGCGGAGATCCCGCTCGACGCGCTGCCACCGGGGCCGGGGAGGAAGATCGTGCTCGGTGTCGCCGAGGCGGACCTGCGACCGGTGCACCTCGACTTCGCGGCCGATCCGCACTTCCTCGCGTTCGGCGACGTCGAATCCGGGAAGAGCGCGCTGCTGCGGGCGATCGCGCGCGGGATCACGACCGCCTACTCCGACGACGACGCGGCGGTCATCGTCGCCGACTACCGGCGCGGCCTGCTCGACGCGGTCACCGGCAGGCACCTGCTCGGGTACGCGGGCTCGGAAAACGTGCTGAGCGGGCTCATCGCGGAATGCGAGCAGGCGATGCGGCTGCGGCTGCCCGGCCCCGACGTGACCGCCGAGCAGCTGCGAAACCGGTCGTGGTGGACCGGCCCCGAGCTGTTCGTCCTCGTCGACGACTACGAACTCGTCGCGACCGTCGGCAGGAACCCGCTGCTGCCGCTGCTCGAATTCCTCCCGCAGGCCAGGGACATCGGCCTGCACCTCGTCCTCGCGCGCGGCAGCGGCGGCGCCGGGCGCGCCCTGTTCGAGCCCGTGCTGCAACGGGTCAGGGAACTGGGCACGCCCGGCCTGGTCATGTCCGGCGCGAAGGACGAGGGCGCACTGCTCGGCGACGTCAAGGCGAGCCCGCTGCCACCCGGCCGCGGCACGCTGGTCAGCAGGCGCCACGGCACCGGCCTCGTCCAGGTCGGGTGGACCAAGCCACTCGATTCCTGA